One stretch of Streptomyces sp. A2-16 DNA includes these proteins:
- the ilvY gene encoding HTH-type transcriptional activator IlvY, which yields MDDHRELRLFLHLAQTLNFGRTSLDCHVSPATLTRTVQRLEAELGHRLFDRGPRGVSLTAQGHRFREYAVQALELWRAYREEHPDPAELTGRLAVFATVTACQALLPDLLAPFRAVHPQVRLDLRTGDAAAATARLDEGEVDVAVAGIPARLPEGLVSRTVAVTELVLVTARDRPDPELDGPFVLPHRGLVREAADRWFRARGTVPDVACEPDGHEGLLTLVALGCGTGVVPRLVLEHSAVRERLSEVPADPRPEPFPIGLCVRRADLRRPLVAALWSLTASPRT from the coding sequence ATGGATGATCACCGCGAGCTGCGGCTCTTCCTGCACCTCGCGCAGACGCTGAACTTCGGGCGGACGAGCCTGGACTGCCATGTCAGTCCGGCCACGCTGACGAGGACGGTGCAGCGGCTCGAGGCCGAGCTCGGGCATCGGCTGTTCGACCGCGGTCCGCGCGGGGTGTCGCTGACCGCGCAGGGGCATCGCTTCCGTGAGTACGCCGTCCAGGCCCTGGAGTTGTGGCGGGCCTACCGCGAGGAGCACCCCGACCCGGCCGAACTGACCGGCCGTCTCGCGGTGTTCGCGACGGTGACGGCCTGCCAGGCCCTGCTGCCGGACCTGTTGGCGCCGTTCCGCGCGGTCCATCCCCAGGTACGGCTGGACCTGCGCACCGGTGACGCGGCGGCCGCGACGGCCCGGCTGGACGAGGGCGAGGTGGACGTGGCCGTCGCGGGGATCCCGGCCCGGCTGCCGGAGGGGCTGGTGAGCCGGACGGTGGCGGTGACCGAGCTGGTCCTCGTCACCGCGCGGGACCGGCCGGACCCGGAGCTGGACGGGCCGTTCGTCCTCCCGCACCGCGGGCTGGTCCGCGAGGCGGCCGACCGCTGGTTCCGCGCCCGCGGCACGGTCCCCGACGTGGCCTGCGAGCCCGACGGGCACGAGGGGCTGCTGACGCTGGTCGCCCTGGGCTGCGGCACGGGGGTGGTCCCCCGCCTCGTGCTGGAGCACAGCGCGGTGCGCGAACGGCTGTCGGAAGTGCCCGCCGATCCGCGGCCCGAACCCTTCCCGATCGGTCTGTGCGTCCGCCGGGCAGATCTGCGCCGACCGCTGGTCGCGGCCCTGTGGAGCTTGACGGCGTCGCCGCGGACCTGA
- a CDS encoding NUDIX hydrolase translates to MAELLVAEGLRLVEVAPPVLPAVARTAMDREWDKAVLANPALFDGPVAVCAGLSRETPDTLLVSWSRVTYRYFALRRVPGATVQRSLFVSVVQPAEDGRVLVGRMSSATAAPGRWQFPGGSVEPPVGDEPLDEHALRRHAALELAEETGVDLPAAELTRCLVTHGEDGQVGVHYLAPPLPADLLRERFRTLVAADTALGRVPEFDRIALVGSPAELPDLAGPHVAYLEPVVRWAGRRVGS, encoded by the coding sequence GTGGCTGAACTCCTGGTCGCCGAGGGGCTGCGCCTGGTCGAGGTGGCGCCCCCGGTGCTCCCGGCCGTGGCGCGGACGGCCATGGACCGTGAGTGGGACAAGGCGGTCCTGGCCAATCCGGCCCTGTTCGACGGCCCGGTGGCGGTCTGCGCCGGACTGTCCCGCGAGACCCCGGACACCCTGCTCGTCTCCTGGTCCCGGGTCACCTACCGCTACTTCGCCCTGCGCCGCGTCCCGGGCGCCACCGTGCAGCGGTCCCTGTTCGTCAGCGTGGTGCAGCCGGCCGAGGACGGACGCGTCCTGGTGGGCCGTATGTCGTCGGCCACCGCCGCGCCCGGCCGCTGGCAGTTCCCCGGCGGATCCGTGGAGCCACCCGTCGGCGACGAGCCGCTCGACGAGCACGCGCTGCGCCGCCACGCGGCACTGGAGCTGGCCGAGGAGACGGGCGTCGACCTCCCGGCCGCCGAGCTCACCCGCTGTCTGGTCACCCACGGCGAGGACGGACAGGTCGGCGTCCACTACCTGGCGCCGCCGCTCCCCGCCGACCTCCTGCGGGAACGCTTCAGGACGCTGGTCGCCGCCGACACGGCCCTGGGGCGCGTCCCGGAGTTCGACCGGATCGCGCTCGTCGGCTCACCCGCCGAACTGCCGGACCTCGCCGGTCCGCACGTGGCCTACCTGGAACCCGTCGTCCGGTGGGCGGGCCGCCGAGTAGGCTCGTGA
- a CDS encoding phosphotriesterase: MVTAGAIRTVAGDIPAEQLGVCDAHDHLFFGSPRLPGQELRSLSAARAELAAFAAQGGGAVVQWTPYGLGRRAADLPSLSRETGVRIVAATGLHQAVHYDDDTLAGLRGRLAEVFVAELTEGIGVSGVRAGLIKVAGGFHALDAHARWTMTAAAEAHHATGAPIAVHLELGTGALDVLDVLCGELGVPPQRVVLGHLNRSPDLTVHRQAAASGCYLAFDGPSRAHHATDWRMPDAVRALAEAGHGDRLLLGGDTTTAGARSVNGGPGMPYLLRRVRPRLAAELGGSGAELVRRIFTDNPGRALAVEWKAP; encoded by the coding sequence GTGGTGACGGCGGGCGCGATCCGTACCGTGGCCGGTGACATCCCCGCCGAGCAGCTCGGCGTGTGCGACGCCCACGACCATCTCTTCTTCGGCAGCCCTCGACTGCCCGGGCAGGAACTGCGGAGCCTGTCCGCCGCGCGGGCCGAGCTCGCCGCGTTCGCGGCGCAGGGCGGTGGCGCCGTGGTGCAGTGGACGCCGTACGGGCTGGGGCGGCGGGCCGCCGATCTGCCGTCGCTGTCGCGGGAGACCGGGGTGCGGATCGTCGCTGCGACCGGGCTGCACCAGGCCGTCCACTACGACGACGACACGCTCGCCGGGCTGCGCGGCAGGCTGGCCGAGGTGTTCGTCGCCGAACTGACCGAGGGCATCGGGGTCTCGGGGGTTCGCGCGGGGCTGATCAAGGTGGCGGGCGGTTTCCACGCGCTCGACGCGCACGCCCGTTGGACGATGACCGCGGCGGCCGAGGCCCATCACGCGACGGGGGCGCCGATCGCCGTCCACCTGGAACTGGGAACCGGCGCGCTGGACGTACTGGACGTGCTGTGCGGGGAGTTGGGCGTGCCGCCGCAGCGGGTCGTCCTCGGGCACCTCAACCGCTCCCCCGACCTCACCGTGCACCGCCAGGCCGCGGCGTCCGGCTGCTATCTGGCCTTCGACGGGCCCTCGCGCGCCCACCACGCCACGGACTGGCGCATGCCGGACGCCGTACGGGCCCTGGCCGAGGCGGGCCACGGAGACCGTCTGCTGCTCGGCGGCGACACCACGACCGCGGGCGCCCGCTCGGTGAACGGCGGCCCGGGGATGCCGTATCTGCTGCGCCGGGTGCGGCCACGGCTCGCGGCCGAGCTCGGTGGCTCGGGCGCCGAACTGGTGCGACGCATCTTCACGGACAACCCCGGTCGGGCCCTGGCCGTGGAGTGGAAGGCGCCCTGA
- a CDS encoding SMI1/KNR4 family protein: MIETTEGDRAFPPALAEVARVEFDYDEGEGVDFEPYDAFDSAEETTDWLRHWTGNHALDGDAYRVFGQDGTGGLAALWRVRPGRPLAEQPVVFLGSEGERGVVAASLSDFLWVLADGLGPMEVVEYEQYDPRPNPALTALAERHATTPRRPTRDIVEAARSEFPTFSEDIDALCR, translated from the coding sequence ATGATCGAGACGACCGAGGGCGACCGCGCCTTCCCGCCCGCCCTGGCCGAGGTGGCCCGCGTGGAGTTCGACTACGACGAGGGCGAGGGCGTCGACTTCGAGCCGTACGACGCCTTCGACTCGGCCGAGGAGACCACCGACTGGCTGCGCCACTGGACCGGCAACCACGCCCTGGACGGCGACGCCTACCGGGTCTTCGGACAGGACGGCACCGGTGGCCTCGCCGCCCTGTGGCGGGTGCGGCCGGGGCGGCCCCTGGCCGAGCAGCCCGTGGTGTTCCTGGGCTCGGAGGGCGAGCGCGGTGTGGTGGCGGCGAGCCTGTCCGACTTCCTGTGGGTGCTGGCCGACGGCCTGGGGCCGATGGAGGTCGTGGAGTACGAGCAGTACGACCCCCGGCCGAACCCGGCGCTGACCGCACTCGCCGAGCGGCACGCCACCACTCCGCGCCGCCCCACCCGCGACATCGTCGAAGCGGCGCGGTCGGAGTTCCCGACGTTCTCCGAGGACATCGACGCCCTCTGCCGGTGA
- a CDS encoding RpiB/LacA/LacB family sugar-phosphate isomerase translates to MRISVSSDMDEPVARTLVDELRTRGHEVVAYGALSPGADPRWAVCSQAAAREVAEGTADQAIVCCWTGTGASIAANKVPGVRAALCTDAGTADGARRWNDANVLALSLRLTSGPLLREILDAWFTAEASEDAEDLANVAHVRSLDAGRG, encoded by the coding sequence ATGCGGATCTCCGTCTCCTCGGACATGGACGAACCAGTGGCGCGCACCCTCGTCGACGAGTTGCGCACACGTGGCCACGAGGTCGTCGCGTACGGCGCCCTGAGCCCCGGCGCCGACCCGCGATGGGCCGTCTGTTCGCAGGCCGCGGCCCGTGAGGTGGCCGAGGGGACGGCCGACCAGGCGATCGTGTGCTGCTGGACCGGCACCGGCGCCTCCATCGCCGCGAACAAGGTCCCCGGCGTACGGGCCGCGCTGTGCACGGACGCGGGCACCGCGGACGGCGCCCGCCGCTGGAACGACGCCAATGTCCTGGCCCTCAGCCTCCGCCTCACCTCCGGGCCCCTCCTCAGGGAGATCCTCGACGCCTGGTTCACCGCGGAGGCGAGCGAGGACGCCGAGGACCTGGCCAACGTGGCCCACGTGCGAAGCCTGGACGCCGGCCGGGGCTAG
- a CDS encoding NAD(P)-dependent oxidoreductase, with protein MRVVVIGGSGHIGTFLVPRLVRAGHEVINISRGTRTAYTEAPEWEQVRQVVADREQEDGAGTFGDRVAGLAPDAVIDLVCFTLESATALVERLRGEVGHLLHCGTVWRHGPSHKLPISEATGTPPVGEYGIQKDRIARMLKEETASGGLVTTSLHPGHIVGPGWHPIGPLGNLDPAVWYTLSAGQPLRVPGLGVELMHHVHADDVAQAFERAVEERDAAAGEDFTVVAPTALNVRGYAHIAAGWFGRTATLETVTWDRFRQDTAPEHAEASWEHLYRSQCLSIDKARTLLGYAPRYEPEDAVLESVRRLIERDELKVAAPLVH; from the coding sequence ATGCGAGTCGTCGTCATCGGCGGCAGCGGGCACATCGGCACCTTCCTGGTTCCCCGATTGGTCCGCGCCGGCCATGAAGTGATCAACATCAGCCGTGGCACCCGCACGGCCTACACCGAGGCTCCCGAATGGGAGCAGGTCCGCCAGGTCGTCGCCGACCGGGAGCAGGAGGACGGTGCGGGCACCTTCGGTGACCGGGTGGCAGGGCTGGCCCCGGACGCCGTGATCGACCTGGTCTGCTTCACGTTGGAGTCGGCCACCGCGCTGGTCGAGCGGCTGCGCGGCGAGGTGGGACACCTGCTGCACTGCGGCACCGTGTGGCGCCACGGTCCCAGCCACAAGCTGCCGATCTCCGAGGCCACCGGCACCCCGCCCGTCGGCGAGTACGGCATCCAGAAGGACCGGATCGCCCGGATGCTGAAGGAGGAGACCGCGTCCGGGGGCCTGGTGACCACGTCCCTGCACCCCGGGCACATCGTCGGCCCCGGCTGGCACCCGATCGGTCCGCTGGGGAACCTCGACCCGGCGGTCTGGTACACGCTCTCGGCCGGTCAGCCGCTGCGGGTTCCGGGTCTCGGTGTCGAGCTGATGCACCATGTGCACGCCGACGATGTCGCCCAGGCCTTCGAGCGGGCGGTCGAGGAGCGGGACGCGGCGGCGGGCGAGGACTTCACCGTCGTCGCCCCCACCGCGCTGAACGTGCGCGGGTACGCCCACATCGCCGCCGGCTGGTTCGGCCGGACCGCGACGCTGGAGACGGTGACCTGGGACCGGTTCCGCCAGGACACGGCCCCGGAGCACGCCGAGGCGAGCTGGGAGCACCTCTACCGCAGCCAGTGCCTCAGCATCGACAAGGCCAGGACCCTGCTCGGTTACGCCCCGCGCTACGAACCGGAGGACGCCGTACTGGAATCCGTCCGCCGGCTGATCGAGCGCGACGAGCTGAAGGTGGCCGCGCCCCTGGTCCACTGA
- a CDS encoding ROK family protein: MSGKADPRPAGEGTTSRARLDRGRGALGPALELVHTGRAPTRAVLTAELGVTRATAGAVAAELEALGLIRVDARPTAATGSQGRPSHRLAVAEDGPVVLAAQVHADGFRAALVGLGGRIVATAPGCETVDADPAKVLGSVVEAGADLLRTTGRRCVGAGLAVPSAVAEPDGLALNPLHLAWPAGAPVRRIFDECVRAAGIAGPAFAGNDVNLAALAEHRHGAGRGARDLLCVATGHRGVGGALVLDGRLHTGSSGLALEVGHLTVNPEGRPCHCGSRGCLDVEADPLALLTAAGLDPGPEQSLLRQADDLVRDHYDDPAVRTAAESLIDRLGLGLAGLVNILNPDRIILGGLHRTLLDADPERLRAVVAQRSLWGQSGGVPILACTLDHNSLVGAAELAWQPVLDDPLGALTRG; this comes from the coding sequence ATGAGCGGCAAGGCGGACCCCCGGCCGGCGGGGGAAGGGACGACCTCGAGGGCGCGGCTGGACCGGGGGCGCGGTGCGCTCGGGCCCGCGTTGGAGCTCGTGCACACCGGGCGGGCGCCCACCCGGGCCGTGCTCACCGCCGAGCTGGGGGTGACCCGGGCGACGGCCGGCGCGGTCGCGGCCGAGCTGGAGGCGCTCGGACTGATCCGGGTCGACGCCCGGCCCACCGCGGCCACCGGTTCGCAGGGCAGGCCCTCGCACCGCCTCGCGGTTGCCGAGGACGGCCCGGTCGTGCTCGCCGCCCAGGTGCACGCCGACGGTTTCCGCGCCGCCCTGGTCGGTCTGGGCGGCCGTATCGTCGCCACCGCCCCCGGCTGCGAGACCGTCGACGCCGACCCGGCGAAGGTCCTCGGGTCCGTCGTGGAGGCGGGCGCCGACCTGCTGCGCACGACCGGCAGACGCTGCGTGGGCGCCGGACTGGCCGTGCCGTCCGCGGTCGCCGAACCCGACGGCCTCGCCCTCAACCCCCTGCACCTCGCCTGGCCCGCGGGCGCCCCCGTCCGCCGGATCTTCGACGAGTGCGTGCGGGCCGCCGGCATCGCCGGACCGGCCTTCGCGGGCAACGACGTCAACCTCGCCGCGCTCGCCGAGCACCGGCACGGCGCGGGCCGCGGCGCCCGGGACCTGCTGTGCGTGGCGACCGGACACCGGGGCGTGGGCGGCGCGCTGGTGCTCGACGGGCGTCTGCACACGGGCAGTTCGGGCCTGGCCCTGGAAGTCGGCCACCTCACCGTGAACCCCGAGGGCCGCCCCTGCCACTGCGGCAGCCGGGGCTGCCTCGACGTCGAGGCCGACCCGCTGGCCCTGCTCACGGCGGCGGGACTCGACCCGGGCCCCGAGCAGTCCCTGCTCCGGCAGGCCGACGACCTCGTCCGCGACCACTATGACGACCCCGCCGTCCGTACGGCGGCCGAGTCGCTGATCGACCGCCTGGGCCTGGGCCTCGCCGGTCTGGTCAACATCCTCAACCCGGACCGGATCATTCTCGGCGGCCTCCACCGCACCCTCCTGGACGCCGATCCGGAGCGGCTGCGTGCCGTCGTCGCCCAGCGCAGCCTGTGGGGACAGAGCGGCGGTGTTCCCATCCTGGCCTGCACCCTGGACCACAACAGCCTCGTCGGGGCGGCCGAGTTGGCGTGGCAGCCGGTGCTGGACGACCCGCTGGGGGCACTGACCCGTGGCTGA
- a CDS encoding methyltransferase, which yields MTTPWGELALTRFPEDPRDRLRAWDASDEYLLRHLADERVALSGTVVVVGDRWGALVTALAAHRPVQITDSFLSQEATRANLGRADVEPGTVRLLTTQDPPPGRIDVLLVRVPKSLALLEDQLLRLAPAVHESTVVVGTGMVKEIHTSTLRLFERILGPTRTSLAEKKARLIHCTPEPTLERPANPWPYGYTLPEGIGAASGRTVLNHAGVFCADRLDIGTRFFLQHLPDGRGSRRVVDLGCGNGVVGTAVALADPEAEVLFVDESFQAVASAEGTYKANGVPGHAEFRVGDGLAGVPAGSVDLVLNNPPFHSHQATTDTTAWRMFTDARRALRPGGELWVVGNRHLGYHVKLRKLFGNSQLVASDPKFVVLKAVKRSSD from the coding sequence ATGACGACCCCCTGGGGCGAGCTCGCGCTCACCCGTTTCCCCGAGGACCCGCGTGACCGGCTGCGCGCCTGGGACGCCTCCGACGAGTATCTGCTGAGGCATCTGGCGGACGAGCGGGTGGCCCTGTCCGGCACGGTCGTGGTGGTCGGGGACCGCTGGGGCGCCCTGGTCACCGCGCTGGCCGCGCACCGGCCGGTGCAGATCACCGACTCCTTCCTCAGCCAGGAGGCGACCCGGGCCAACCTCGGGCGCGCCGACGTCGAGCCCGGCACCGTCCGGCTGCTCACCACGCAGGACCCGCCGCCCGGCCGCATCGACGTCCTGCTGGTGCGGGTGCCGAAGAGCCTGGCCCTGCTGGAGGACCAGTTGCTGCGGCTGGCGCCCGCGGTGCACGAGAGCACGGTCGTGGTCGGCACCGGAATGGTGAAGGAGATCCACACCTCGACGCTCCGGTTGTTCGAACGGATCCTCGGGCCGACCCGCACCTCGCTGGCCGAGAAGAAGGCCCGGCTCATCCACTGCACCCCGGAGCCGACGCTCGAACGGCCCGCCAACCCCTGGCCGTACGGCTACACGCTTCCCGAGGGCATCGGTGCCGCCTCCGGCCGGACCGTCCTCAACCACGCGGGCGTCTTCTGCGCGGACCGCCTCGACATCGGCACCCGGTTCTTCCTCCAGCACCTCCCGGACGGCCGCGGCTCCCGGCGGGTCGTGGACCTGGGCTGCGGCAACGGAGTCGTCGGCACGGCCGTGGCCCTCGCCGACCCCGAGGCCGAGGTGCTGTTCGTGGACGAGTCCTTCCAGGCCGTCGCCTCGGCCGAGGGGACGTACAAGGCCAACGGGGTGCCGGGGCACGCGGAGTTCCGGGTCGGGGACGGTCTGGCGGGGGTCCCGGCGGGCAGCGTCGACCTCGTCCTCAACAACCCGCCGTTCCACTCCCACCAGGCCACGACGGACACGACGGCCTGGCGGATGTTCACCGATGCGCGCAGGGCGCTGCGGCCCGGCGGTGAGCTGTGGGTGGTCGGGAACCGCCACCTCGGGTACCACGTGAAGCTGCGGAAGCTGTTCGGCAACAGCCAACTGGT
- a CDS encoding alpha-ketoglutarate-dependent dioxygenase AlkB — translation MEAELFPRPRAQVAPGAVHVPDWLVPARQRELLEACREWARPPAGLRTVRTPGGGTMTARQVCLGWHWYPYAYARTVADGDGSPVKPFPPWLGELGRRAVRDALGADVRGYDIALINFYDGDARMGMHRDSDEKSDAPVVSLSLGDTCVFRFGNPETRTRPYTDVELRSGDLFVFGGPSRLAHHGVPRVHPGTAPPELGLTGRLNITLRVSGL, via the coding sequence ATGGAAGCCGAGCTGTTCCCCCGGCCCCGCGCGCAGGTCGCGCCCGGTGCGGTGCATGTGCCCGACTGGCTGGTCCCGGCACGGCAGCGCGAGCTCCTGGAGGCCTGCCGGGAGTGGGCGCGTCCGCCCGCCGGACTGCGCACGGTGCGCACCCCGGGCGGCGGCACCATGACCGCCCGGCAGGTCTGCCTGGGCTGGCACTGGTACCCGTACGCCTACGCCCGCACGGTCGCCGACGGCGACGGGTCACCGGTGAAGCCCTTCCCGCCCTGGCTGGGCGAGCTGGGCCGGCGGGCGGTCCGGGACGCCCTGGGCGCCGACGTCCGCGGATACGACATCGCACTGATCAACTTCTACGACGGCGACGCCCGCATGGGCATGCACCGCGACAGCGACGAGAAGTCGGACGCGCCCGTGGTCTCCTTGAGCCTCGGCGACACCTGTGTCTTCCGCTTCGGCAACCCCGAGACCCGGACCAGGCCCTACACGGACGTCGAGCTGCGCAGCGGCGACCTGTTCGTGTTCGGCGGCCCGTCGCGGCTCGCCCACCACGGGGTGCCCCGGGTGCATCCGGGCACCGCGCCGCCCGAGTTGGGGCTGACCGGGCGCCTCAACATCACGCTGCGGGTCAGCGGCCTGTAG
- a CDS encoding ketol-acid reductoisomerase — MTSTTYDSAVFALETMDVPGGAETVLRGGRHLFPLLPAAFAGVRRIGVLGWGPQGRAQALNLRDSLAGTDIRVAVGLRPGSRSAADARTHGFAEEDGTLGDWLAVAADSDLVVLLIADAALAAHHQEIFAVLKPGAAIGLSHGFLLGHLRETGGEFPAGHPVIAVCPKGMGDSVRRLYQQGAEVNGAGINSSFAVHADPDGRAVDLALGWSVALGSPYTFRTTLHSEYLSDIVGERAILLGAVHGIVETLYTRYRLAGDDEVTAYERSCENVTGPIARTVSHSGLRAVRDALDPAGRDVFDRAYTATYGPAREIVAEIYDEVADGTELRSVILAERRLGARPMSGIGGSPMWAAGEQVRARRGERELPVDPFTAGVFVATMLAQIDEFAERGHPWSEIVNESVIEAVDSLLPYMHARDVAYMVDNCSRTARLGARRWGPRFQAAYEQIAYPAAELPADEGLMAAFVNHPAHGALAAAAKLRPSVDISVA; from the coding sequence ATGACCTCCACCACGTACGACTCCGCTGTCTTCGCCCTCGAGACCATGGACGTCCCCGGCGGCGCGGAGACCGTCCTGCGCGGCGGCCGCCACCTGTTCCCCCTGCTGCCCGCGGCCTTCGCCGGGGTCCGCCGCATCGGTGTGCTCGGCTGGGGCCCGCAGGGTCGCGCCCAGGCACTCAACCTGCGCGACTCCCTCGCCGGTACGGACATCCGGGTGGCCGTGGGGCTGCGCCCCGGTTCCCGCTCGGCCGCCGACGCGCGCACCCACGGCTTCGCCGAGGAGGACGGCACGCTCGGCGACTGGCTCGCGGTCGCCGCCGACAGCGACCTGGTCGTGCTGTTGATCGCGGACGCGGCCCTCGCCGCCCACCACCAGGAGATCTTCGCGGTGCTGAAGCCCGGCGCCGCGATCGGACTCTCGCACGGCTTCCTGCTCGGCCATCTCCGCGAGACCGGTGGCGAGTTCCCCGCGGGCCACCCCGTGATCGCCGTCTGCCCCAAGGGCATGGGCGACTCCGTGCGTCGCCTCTACCAGCAGGGCGCCGAGGTCAACGGCGCCGGGATCAACAGCAGTTTCGCCGTGCACGCCGACCCCGACGGACGGGCCGTCGACCTCGCGCTCGGCTGGTCGGTGGCGCTCGGATCGCCGTACACCTTCCGGACCACGCTGCACAGCGAGTACCTCTCGGACATCGTCGGCGAACGCGCGATTCTGCTCGGCGCCGTGCACGGCATCGTCGAGACGCTGTACACGCGGTACCGGCTGGCAGGGGACGACGAGGTGACGGCGTACGAGAGGTCCTGCGAGAACGTCACCGGGCCGATCGCGCGCACCGTCTCGCACTCCGGCCTGCGGGCCGTCCGCGACGCTCTCGACCCGGCCGGCCGGGACGTCTTCGACCGTGCGTACACGGCGACCTACGGGCCCGCCCGCGAGATCGTCGCGGAGATCTACGACGAGGTCGCCGACGGCACCGAGCTGCGCAGTGTGATCCTGGCCGAACGGCGGCTCGGGGCACGGCCGATGAGCGGGATCGGCGGCTCGCCGATGTGGGCAGCCGGCGAGCAGGTGCGGGCCCGCCGCGGTGAACGCGAGCTGCCCGTCGACCCGTTCACGGCCGGTGTCTTCGTCGCCACCATGCTCGCCCAGATCGACGAGTTCGCCGAGCGCGGCCACCCCTGGTCAGAGATCGTCAACGAGTCCGTCATCGAGGCCGTCGACTCCCTTCTGCCCTACATGCACGCGCGCGACGTGGCGTACATGGTCGACAACTGCTCCCGCACGGCCCGCCTCGGCGCCCGCCGCTGGGGCCCGCGGTTCCAGGCCGCCTATGAGCAGATCGCCTACCCGGCCGCCGAACTCCCGGCGGACGAGGGCCTGATGGCGGCCTTCGTGAACCATCCCGCCCACGGGGCGCTGGCCGCGGCCGCGAAACTGCGGCCGTCGGTGGACATCTCGGTGGCGTAG